In candidate division KSB1 bacterium, the sequence TAAATTCCGGCATCTTTATTGGCGAAGTTGATTCATATGGTCTTTTTGACCTGAACGCCGGCGTGGATTTGCCCGGCGAAAGCGGAATTCGCCTGGCATTGACCGTCCAAAATCTGTTCAACAATAAACACCGCGAATTCGTGGGGGCCCCGGAAGTAGGACGCCTTGCCCTGTTTCAGGTTAAATATTTTCCAGACAGGTATCAATAAAGTCGGGTTGAGTAATTTGTTGAAGTTAAAAGAAAAACAAAACGAGAATAGCATTAAAATCAGAACTTGGTGTGATGTTAATCTGGAGGTAGTAGCGGCTTTTGCTGCTTGTTCAACCGTGAGACTGACGAAAAAGTCGATTCTTTTCAGTGAGGCCTCGCAGGCTGAGGCGACTGGCTTGACTTTTATCCACACATAGAGTTTATTACGAAAGAGACTCCTGCATTCGAGGAGCGATTTATTATTACCTTATTTGCTGAAGTCTATTTTTTCACACACCGAAGGGAGGGAAAATAATGCGACAAAAGCTTGGCAGTATCACGCTATTTCTAATCCTTTTCATGCCATTAAGGCAATCGGCCGCACCGGTAAGGCAATCGGCAGCACCGGCGAACGAAACCGTCCTCAGTACACGGCTTGCCAACTACGAAATGGATGTCAAACTGGACGCGCAGAAACGCCTGATTGATGGCACTGAAATCCTGACATGGAAAAACAACACCCGCCACGCTACTTCTGAACTGCAATTTCATTTGTACTACAATGCCTGGCTGAACGAGGAGAGTTCACAATTTCAATCAATACGGCGGCGGCGCAGTTTTAGGGAGAGCCAGTCTGATTATCGTGAAAATGATTGGGCGTATAATAAGGTTCATTCCATCAAAATCCTGGGTGGTCAGAATTGGAGTGAAGCAGATATCTCCGCTTCAATGGAATATATTCAGCCGGATGATGGCAACAAGCATGACCGTACGGTACTGCGCGTAGCATTACCAAAACCGGTAGCACCTGGCCAGACCATCCGCGTCGAACTTCAGTGGCAGTCGAAAGTGCCGCGCACTTTTGCCCGTACCGGCGTCAGAGGTGACTATTTCTTTCTCGCACAGTGGTTTCCCAAAATCGGCGTGTTCGAGGAGGATGGAAAGTGGAACTGCCATCAGTTTATTCAAACGGAATTCTATGCGGATTTCGGTATTTACGATGTCAAAATGACTGTGCCGAACGGCTGGGTTGTCGGAGCAACCGGCAAAGAGATTGAAAAGGCAGATAATGGCGACGGCACCACAACCCACCGTTACTATCAGGAAGATGTGCACGACTTCGCCTGGGTCACGACGCCCCGTTTCTCTGTACATAACGAGCTTTTTGAGGAACTTGGTTTGCCATCGGTAGACATGCGGCTGCTGCTAATGCCGGATCATGCGGACAAAAAAGACAGGTATTTCGCCGCTACCCGGGCAGCTCTTAAATACTATGGCACCTGGTGGGGCGCTTATCCCTACGATCATGTCACTGTGGTTGATCCGGCCTACAAATCCGGCTCCGGCGGCATGGAGTACCCAACGTTTTTCACAGGCGGCACCCGCTGGCTCTCACCAATTGAACGGCGATCACCTGAAAGCGTCACAGTACATGAGGCCGGTCATCAGTTCTGGTACGGCATTCTGGCAAACAATGAATTCGAGTACGCCTGGCTGGACGAGGGTTTTAATACATTCTCCACCACCCGCACGCTTGAGCAAGTCTACCCCAATCCGGTGCTTACAAAAAGATATTTTGAAGAATTTATCCCGGTTGTATTCCCGAGCGTCAAAGTCCCAGAGCGCACCCAGATCGCGGACCAGTATTACGGGTTTAATTCAATGCTTAAGCGGGACCCGATGTCGAGGCTGTCCTGGAAATACGGTCCTGATGCATATGGCTATAACTCCTACAGCAAACCGGCCATGATGTTAAGGACATTGGAAAACTATCTCGGCTGGGAGACCTTCCAGAGGGTCCTGTCCACTTATTTTGAGCGCTGGAAATTCCGGCATCCGAAACCCCAGGATTTCTTTGCCATCGTAAATGAAATCAGCGGTCAGGATATGAGCTGGTTTTTCGAGCAGACTTATAATAGTTCCAACGTGTTTGACTACGGTGTAGGTCAGGTCAGCTCCGAACCGGTCACTGTACCCAGAGGCTATGGAGAACAGGAAGGAGATTGGATTTACCGGGATGGTGAGGAAGTGGATGACGATAGCGAGACA encodes:
- a CDS encoding M1 family metallopeptidase, which codes for MRQKLGSITLFLILFMPLRQSAAPVRQSAAPANETVLSTRLANYEMDVKLDAQKRLIDGTEILTWKNNTRHATSELQFHLYYNAWLNEESSQFQSIRRRRSFRESQSDYRENDWAYNKVHSIKILGGQNWSEADISASMEYIQPDDGNKHDRTVLRVALPKPVAPGQTIRVELQWQSKVPRTFARTGVRGDYFFLAQWFPKIGVFEEDGKWNCHQFIQTEFYADFGIYDVKMTVPNGWVVGATGKEIEKADNGDGTTTHRYYQEDVHDFAWVTTPRFSVHNELFEELGLPSVDMRLLLMPDHADKKDRYFAATRAALKYYGTWWGAYPYDHVTVVDPAYKSGSGGMEYPTFFTGGTRWLSPIERRSPESVTVHEAGHQFWYGILANNEFEYAWLDEGFNTFSTTRTLEQVYPNPVLTKRYFEEFIPVVFPSVKVPERTQIADQYYGFNSMLKRDPMSRLSWKYGPDAYGYNSYSKPAMMLRTLENYLGWETFQRVLSTYFERWKFRHPKPQDFFAIVNEISGQDMSWFFEQTYNSSNVFDYGVGQVSSEPVTVPRGYGEQEGDWIYRDGEEVDDDSETDPEKQYRSRVFIRRWGEATFPIEVKITFDNGEDVLESWDGKERWVRFDYLKNTRVQKIEVDPENKLVLDVNHTNNTWVRNSRANIAATKWASKWLTWLQNLMEFFAFFS